One genomic window of Phoenix dactylifera cultivar Barhee BC4 chromosome 6, palm_55x_up_171113_PBpolish2nd_filt_p, whole genome shotgun sequence includes the following:
- the LOC120111046 gene encoding cytochrome b561 and DOMON domain-containing protein At4g17280-like, producing MAITIRPAILLLPLLLSLFLRSSAQNCLNETFSNNKLYDRCSSLVLLSATLHWTYHPSNGTADIAYRAPQNSSGFVAWAINPSSSGMIGANALLAFHNSSGAVTVISYVFNSYSPSVRDSKLSFTVYSREAEYSNGAYTIYATVALAGNKTTLNTVWQAGQVTGGVPVGHATTGDNIKSKGSTNFLSG from the coding sequence ATGGCCATTACCATAAGGCCGGCCATCctactcctccctctcctcctctccctcttcctccgttCCTCCGCCCAGAACTGCCTCAACGAGACCTTCTCCAACAACAAACTCTACGACCGCTGCAGCTCCCTCGTTCTTCTCAGCGCCACCCTCCACTGGACCTACCACCCTTCCAACGGCACGGCCGATATCGCCTACCGGGCGCCGCAGAACTCCTCGGGCTTCGTCGCCTGGGCCATCAACCCCTCCAGCTCCGGCATGATAGGCGCCAACGCTCTCCTCGCCTTCCACAACTCCAGCGGCGCAGTCACCGTGATCTCCTATGTCTTCAACAGCTACAGTCCTTCGGTGCGCGACAGCAAGCTCAGCTTCACCGTCTACAGCCGGGAGGCTGAGTATTCCAACGGTGCGTACACCATCTATGCGACGGTGGCCCTCGCGGGTAACAAGACGACGTTGAACACCGTGTGGCAGGCCGGGCAGGTCACCGGAGGGGTGCCCGTCGGCCACGCAACGACCGGCGACAACATTAAATCCAAAGGAAGCACCAATTTCCTCTCCGGGTAG
- the LOC120111048 gene encoding cytochrome b561 and DOMON domain-containing protein At2g04850-like, with protein MLPSLLLPVLLLFLSVSLTAAAAAAAAARCTTSTPIKTYQKCMNLPTQGASLAWTYHPHNATLDLAFSGTFISPSGWVAWGLNPDSPAMTGTRALVAFSDPTSGGLLLLPFILDPGVKLQRSPLVSRPLDVPLLSSSAMLRSDSSVRDGAGLHIFATLRLSPNRTRINHVWNHGLYVQGYSPTIHPTAPSDLASRATIDVVSTATEVGPAVPSWFRSTHAVLNAASWGFLLPVGVTVARYLRQCTTVRPTWFYGHAAVQIVGFLFGTAGFSMGIIMGRASPGVTYTLHRGLGVAAFVTGGLQAAALLFRPKTTNRFRKYWKSYHHFVGYGCVVLGVVNVFQGFEVMELGGSYWKLGYCLVLSTLVGVCVALEANAWVVFCRRAEEEKVRREGRVEGHQVVKGSISI; from the coding sequence ATGCTCCCTTCTCTACTCCTCCCAgtactcctcctcttcctctccgttTCActaaccgccgccgccgccgccgccgccgccgcccggtGCACCACCTCCACCCCGATCAAGACCTATCAAAAATGCATGAACCTCCCCACGCAAGGCGCCTCCCTTGCATGGACTTACCACCCCCACAACGCCACCCTCGACCTCGCCTTCTCCGGCACCTTCATCTCCCCCTCCGGCTGGGTCGCGTGGGGCCTCAACCCCGACTCCCCCGCCATGACCGGCACCCGCGCCCTCGTTGCCTTCTCCGACCCCACCTCCGGcggcctcctccttctccccttCATCCTCGACCCCGGCGTCAAGCTCCAGCGCTCCCCCCTCGTCTCCCGCCCCCTCGACgtccccctcctctcctcctccgccaTGCTCCGCAGCGACAGCTCCGTCCGAGACGGCGCCGGCCTCCACATCTTCGCCACCCTCCGGCTCTCCCCCAACCGCACCCGCATCAACCACGTGTGGAACCACGGCCTCTACGTGCAGGGTTACTCCCCGACCATCCACCCGACGGCGCCGTCCGACCTCGCGTCGCGAGCCACCATCGACGTCGTCTCGACGGCCACGGAAGTGGGCCCGGCGGTGCCGAGCTGGTTCCGGTCAACGCATGCAGTGCTGAATGCGGCGTCATGGGGGTTTCTATTGCCGGTCGGGGTGACGGTGGCGCGGTACCTGAGGCAGTGCACGACGGTGCGGCCCACGTGGTTCTACGGCCATGCGGCGGTGCAGATCGTCGGATTCTTGTTTGGGACCGCTGGGTTCTCGATGGGGATTATAATGGGGAGGGCGTCGCCGGGGGTGACATATACGCTGCACCGCGGGCTCGGGGTGGCGGCGTTTGTCACCGGGGGGCTGCAGGCGGCGGCGCTGCTGTTCCGGCCAAAGACCACGAATAGGTTCAGGAAGTACTGGAAGTCCTACCACCACTTTGTGGGGTATGGATGTGTCGTTTTAGGGGTGGTGAATGTTTTCCAGGGCTTTGAGGTGATGGAGCTCGGCGGGTCGTATTGGAAGCTGGGATACTGCTTGGTTTTGTCGACGCTGGTAGGGGTGTGCGTGGCGTTGGAGGCGAACGCGTGGGTGGTGTTTTGTAGGagggcggaggaggagaaggtcAGGAGGGAAGGGAGAGTGGAGGGGCATCAGGTGGTGAAGGGGAGTATAAGCATTTAG
- the LOC120111047 gene encoding N-acetyltransferase 9-like protein, translating into MELGETAREGRGQRKSLETSLEGKKVVLVPYMEEHVPRYHEWMQDPSLLLATGSEPLTLDQEYQMHLSWTQDPNKHTFIVLDKELIEGSFVHGDPHVEAMVGDVNIYMNDPDDLQTAEIEIMIAETKSRGKGLGEESVLLMMAFAVENYGIQKFRTKIGDSNTASLNLFRKLGFADASYSEVFKEVTLELPVTEQFFKCLLT; encoded by the exons ATGGAGCTCGGGGAGACGGCTCGGGAGGGGAGAGGGCAAAGAAAAAGCCTAGAGACGAGCTTGGAGGGCAAGAAGGTGGTCCTGGTGCCATACATGGAGGAGCACGTGCCTCGATACCACGAATGGATGCAGGACCCGTCCCTCCTCCTCGCCACCGGCTCCGAGCCCCTCACCCTCGATCAGGAGTACCAGATGCACCTCTCCTGGACCCAAGACCCCAACA AGCATACATTTATAGTGCTGGACAAGGAGTTGATCGAGGGTAGCTTCGTCCATGGAGATCCCCACGTTGAAG CCATGGTTGGTGATGTGAATATATACATGAATGATCCAGATGACCTACAAACAGCAGAAATTGAGATCATGATAGCTGAAACAAAAAG CCGTGGCAAGGGGCTTGGAGAAGAATCAGTCTTGTTGATGATGGCATTTGCAGTTGAGAATTATGGAATTCAAAAGTTCCGCACAAAAATTGGAGATTCAAACACAGCATCACTTAATCTCTTCCGGAAATTG GGCTTTGCTGATGCTTCTTACAGTGAAGTCTTCAAAGAG GTGACTCTGGAGTTGCCTGTGACGGAGCAATTCTTTAAATGCCTTCTAACTTAA